Proteins from a genomic interval of Vreelandella profundi:
- the codB gene encoding cytosine permease, with protein sequence MNHSDYPLSEVPTHARKGLFSTAMILLGFTFFTATMWAGGTLGQAFPIGQLLWIILIGNLLLGAYAATLAYIACKSGLNSVLMGRFCFGEKGSKLSDFILGFTQIGWYAWGTATIALVLVRTTGMPEWLEIPLMVLFGLGFCVTAMIGYKGMDWLSRFAVPAMMLFILMSLFTGLVDVRGIAGLSQQTPTESMSIAAAITVIIGTFISGGTQATNWSRFAKTPKTAVIATLAAFFIGNGLMVLTGALGTMIYQQADIVDVLIAQGFVTIAVLMLFLNIWTTQDNTIYNFAVAGCNLLRTEKRRLVTVGGAVIGTVLAVGGMYNLLIPFLVLLGTFIPPMGGVIMADFWLKHKGHYPSLDKARLPDFNRRGLAAYALGAGAAYFSPLLPPLVGVVVAAGSYAVLLRLNHATLSDSLPSTAKP encoded by the coding sequence ATGAACCACTCTGACTATCCGCTCAGCGAAGTTCCTACCCATGCCCGTAAAGGGCTATTTTCAACCGCCATGATTTTGTTGGGTTTCACCTTCTTCACCGCCACCATGTGGGCTGGCGGCACGCTGGGCCAAGCCTTTCCTATTGGCCAGCTGCTATGGATCATCCTGATAGGCAATTTACTGCTGGGTGCTTATGCAGCAACGCTTGCTTATATCGCCTGTAAAAGCGGGCTTAACTCCGTCCTAATGGGGCGCTTCTGCTTTGGCGAGAAAGGCAGCAAACTCTCCGACTTCATTCTTGGTTTCACTCAAATTGGCTGGTACGCCTGGGGCACCGCTACGATTGCGTTAGTGTTAGTACGCACCACTGGGATGCCTGAATGGTTGGAAATCCCCTTAATGGTGCTATTTGGGTTGGGTTTCTGCGTAACCGCCATGATCGGCTACAAAGGAATGGACTGGCTTTCGCGTTTCGCGGTGCCGGCGATGATGCTGTTTATTTTGATGAGCCTATTCACCGGGCTGGTTGATGTAAGAGGCATCGCGGGATTAAGTCAGCAAACGCCGACGGAAAGCATGAGCATAGCAGCCGCCATTACCGTCATTATCGGAACGTTTATCAGTGGCGGCACCCAGGCCACCAACTGGAGTCGTTTCGCTAAAACCCCCAAAACTGCCGTCATTGCGACCTTAGCGGCATTTTTTATCGGCAATGGCTTAATGGTACTCACCGGTGCGCTGGGCACCATGATTTATCAGCAGGCGGATATCGTCGATGTGCTGATCGCCCAAGGATTTGTCACCATCGCGGTACTCATGCTGTTTCTGAATATTTGGACCACTCAGGACAACACGATCTATAACTTCGCCGTCGCAGGCTGCAATTTGCTGCGTACCGAGAAACGTCGTTTGGTGACGGTAGGCGGTGCGGTCATTGGAACCGTATTAGCCGTCGGCGGAATGTATAACCTCCTCATCCCCTTTTTGGTTCTGCTTGGCACCTTTATTCCGCCGATGGGCGGCGTGATCATGGCGGATTTCTGGCTCAAACATAAAGGTCACTATCCCTCGCTCGATAAAGCTCGGCTCCCCGACTTCAATCGCCGTGGGCTTGCGGCCTACGCGCTAGGTGCCGGGGCAGCCTATTTCTCACCACTACTGCCGCCGTTGGTGGGAGTTGTAGTGGCAGCAGGAAGCTACGCCGTGCTGCTTCGTTTAAACCACGCTACGCTGAGCGATAGCCTCCCCTCGACAGCTAAGCCATGA
- a CDS encoding RNA polymerase sigma factor, translating into MLDATQRHQYLIDQLNGCAHGNRQALERLYRASSSHLYAQLLRIVRNESAAQDCLQHVFIKIWHAADQYDETRAKPMTWLSTMTRNIGIDWLRRQKPQDATANEPLLETLFGTDDPEDDSMSAQQNSKLQDCLDTLSRQQRQVMEMAFFQGLTHSELADSLAQPLGSVKSWIRRGLERLKTCLTSGI; encoded by the coding sequence ATGTTAGACGCGACTCAACGTCATCAATACCTGATTGACCAGCTCAATGGCTGTGCGCATGGCAATCGCCAGGCCCTCGAACGCCTCTATCGTGCCTCATCGTCGCATCTGTATGCGCAGTTGCTGCGTATAGTCAGAAACGAGAGCGCTGCACAGGACTGCCTACAACATGTATTTATCAAGATATGGCACGCTGCCGACCAATATGATGAAACGCGGGCTAAACCGATGACGTGGCTGTCAACGATGACTCGCAACATTGGTATTGACTGGTTGCGACGCCAAAAACCACAGGATGCAACCGCTAATGAGCCGTTGCTGGAAACACTGTTTGGCACCGATGACCCTGAAGACGACAGCATGAGCGCACAGCAGAACAGCAAGCTTCAAGACTGTTTAGACACGCTTAGCCGCCAGCAGCGCCAGGTGATGGAAATGGCCTTCTTTCAGGGGCTAACCCACAGCGAACTGGCCGACTCCTTAGCCCAGCCACTGGGTAGCGTTAAAAGCTGGATTCGCCGTGGACTCGAGAGGTTAAAAACATGTCTGACCAGTGGGATTTAA
- a CDS encoding PhzF family phenazine biosynthesis protein encodes MKTVEYYLLDVFTDQPFTGNPLAVFLETDGLATNTMQALANELNLSETVFLCTATDTNVYPMRIFTPTNELPFAGHPTVGTAHLLAELKLVNRAQGVVLQPPVGKLAVSYKQGRATFTTAKPAAVTGCTFDRITAVELLGLSIHQVIGNPVTSSCGLPYHLIELTDIAALESVHIATATWASAVAPSSAEQIYLYVIEQHDGAETVVYSRMFCMHASICEDPATGSAAAALTGYLASLQPNPLRLKIHQGVEMGRPSVIYTAANGEINHGLVTVGGNATVVGKGMLYLER; translated from the coding sequence ATGAAAACTGTTGAGTACTATTTACTGGATGTATTTACCGACCAACCGTTTACCGGCAATCCATTGGCCGTCTTTCTGGAGACCGATGGGCTGGCGACCAACACTATGCAGGCGCTGGCCAACGAGCTTAATCTTTCTGAGACGGTGTTTTTATGCACTGCCACGGATACAAACGTCTATCCGATGCGGATATTCACCCCGACCAATGAGCTGCCTTTTGCAGGCCATCCCACGGTAGGCACCGCACACCTGCTTGCGGAGCTGAAGCTAGTGAACCGAGCGCAAGGCGTTGTATTACAGCCTCCCGTCGGCAAACTGGCGGTGAGCTATAAACAAGGTAGAGCAACCTTTACCACCGCCAAGCCAGCTGCAGTCACAGGCTGCACATTTGATCGTATCACTGCTGTTGAGCTACTTGGTCTGAGTATTCACCAGGTTATTGGTAATCCGGTGACATCCTCCTGCGGGCTGCCTTATCACTTGATTGAACTGACCGACATAGCAGCGTTAGAGAGCGTACACATCGCTACAGCCACCTGGGCAAGTGCTGTCGCACCTAGCAGTGCAGAGCAGATTTATCTGTATGTGATTGAACAACACGACGGGGCAGAGACGGTTGTTTACAGTCGCATGTTCTGTATGCACGCCAGTATCTGCGAAGACCCCGCTACCGGTAGCGCCGCAGCTGCCTTAACAGGTTATTTAGCTTCTCTTCAGCCAAATCCTCTGCGCTTGAAAATTCATCAAGGCGTTGAAATGGGGCGACCCAGCGTTATTTACACTGCCGCCAATGGCGAGATCAATCACGGCCTTGTGACGGTGGGCGGTAACGCAACGGTGGTGGGTAAGGGCATGCTTTATCTAGAGCGCTAA
- a CDS encoding GNAT family N-acetyltransferase produces the protein MTIVRAANINDQDALTELLDGYRQFYQQPSDIQAAREFLNQRMGLGDSFILVSETSEGTLSGFVQLYPGVSTVGLNARWTLNDLFVSPDCREKGTGRALMNAATQLARDHGVPRLILMTQVENERAQHLYESLGWQRNTAFYGYLLDIK, from the coding sequence ATGACTATCGTTCGTGCAGCAAACATTAATGACCAGGATGCCTTAACCGAGCTTTTGGATGGCTATCGTCAGTTTTATCAGCAGCCGAGTGATATACAGGCCGCTCGTGAATTTTTAAACCAACGGATGGGATTAGGCGATTCCTTCATTTTGGTAAGTGAAACCAGTGAAGGCACGCTCTCTGGCTTCGTGCAGCTTTACCCCGGTGTTTCTACGGTAGGCTTGAATGCGCGCTGGACGTTAAATGATCTGTTTGTATCACCCGATTGCCGCGAGAAAGGTACCGGTAGGGCGCTGATGAATGCCGCTACCCAGCTTGCTCGCGATCATGGCGTGCCACGCCTGATATTGATGACGCAGGTGGAGAACGAGCGAGCCCAACATCTTTATGAATCGTTGGGCTGGCAGCGCAATACGGCGTTTTACGGCTACCTATTAGACATCAAGTAA
- a CDS encoding uracil-DNA glycosylase family protein, whose product MSLTPRQQERFKSLAAEIEGIDIEIYERFGRDPLKPIIGLGKPNLRIGFFGRDPGRDEVRHGEPFIGAGGQLVRKALYEQLYGEKMPDFETSKAVGEHFFWINTVPYKPVGNKAWSMKVKRHFHGLMNEVLISRWEGRTLITLGREAFLWFGIDRSKEERDRLEAFWKQENRFESSIEVTLEDDRGEAQTFTLYPLPHPSPLNQTWYARFPGLLKQRLEQLEVRLNNLAV is encoded by the coding sequence ATGTCACTGACCCCACGTCAGCAGGAGAGATTCAAGAGCCTGGCAGCAGAGATTGAAGGGATCGATATTGAAATCTACGAGCGCTTCGGACGCGATCCGTTGAAGCCGATCATCGGGCTTGGCAAGCCGAACCTGCGCATCGGCTTTTTCGGACGCGACCCTGGCCGCGATGAGGTGCGTCATGGCGAGCCCTTTATCGGTGCCGGTGGCCAGTTAGTCAGAAAAGCGCTTTACGAACAGCTCTACGGCGAGAAAATGCCGGATTTTGAAACATCAAAAGCGGTGGGTGAGCACTTTTTCTGGATTAACACCGTGCCCTACAAGCCCGTGGGCAATAAGGCGTGGTCGATGAAGGTCAAGCGCCACTTTCACGGGCTTATGAACGAGGTTCTGATCTCACGCTGGGAAGGACGGACGCTGATTACGCTAGGGCGCGAAGCCTTCTTGTGGTTCGGTATCGACCGCTCAAAAGAGGAGCGCGATAGACTGGAAGCCTTCTGGAAGCAAGAGAATCGCTTTGAAAGCAGTATTGAGGTGACGCTGGAGGATGACCGGGGCGAAGCGCAAACCTTTACACTCTACCCACTGCCGCACCCTTCCCCGCTCAATCAAACCTGGTATGCCCGCTTTCCAGGGCTACTGAAACAACGTTTGGAGCAATTGGAGGTACGCCTGAACAATCTCGCCGTGTAA
- the pcsA gene encoding phosphatidylcholine synthase yields MAQPLSSQAGSHASRCKAWSVHAFTASGVLLGTMALLSLIDNDPIACLLWLGAAMMVDGVDGALARKYEVKAILPHFDGSTLDMVIDYLTWAFIPALFIYFFVELPSYFALLSVFIILLSSMFCFCNVGMKSQDNYFVGFPAAWNIAAAYFYILDLSPFITFATVVLLAILTVTKMKFLHPFRVRLFMPLNIAVTLMWCACVTSLLLSSPEQPAWAFWGWAIASAYFIGMCLWRTAQEWFD; encoded by the coding sequence GTGGCTCAACCGCTCTCTTCGCAAGCAGGCTCACACGCATCGCGATGCAAAGCATGGAGCGTACACGCATTTACGGCAAGTGGAGTGCTACTTGGCACGATGGCGTTGCTGTCGCTGATCGACAACGATCCGATCGCCTGCCTGCTCTGGTTAGGCGCTGCGATGATGGTGGATGGTGTCGATGGCGCACTCGCCCGTAAATACGAAGTGAAGGCCATCCTGCCCCATTTCGACGGTTCGACCCTAGATATGGTGATCGATTACCTGACCTGGGCCTTTATTCCCGCCCTGTTTATCTACTTCTTTGTTGAATTGCCGTCTTATTTTGCGCTGCTGTCGGTGTTCATCATTCTGCTGTCGTCGATGTTCTGTTTCTGCAACGTGGGCATGAAAAGTCAGGATAATTACTTCGTGGGTTTTCCTGCAGCCTGGAATATCGCCGCCGCCTATTTCTATATTCTCGATCTCTCACCGTTCATCACGTTTGCCACGGTCGTATTGCTAGCCATCCTCACCGTGACAAAAATGAAGTTTCTGCATCCTTTCCGGGTGCGTCTGTTTATGCCGCTTAATATCGCCGTCACGCTAATGTGGTGTGCATGCGTCACGTCGCTGTTGCTCTCCAGCCCCGAGCAGCCGGCCTGGGCGTTCTGGGGATGGGCCATTGCATCCGCTTATTTCATCGGCATGTGCCTATGGCGTACCGCTCAAGAATGGTTTGATTGA
- a CDS encoding zinc-dependent alcohol dehydrogenase family protein has translation MHRHALTYRSFGKPLETLHMETAEVPPKGEGKLRVKMLCAPVNPSDLIPISGAYSHRIMLPAVAGYEGVGRVIDAPKQYASLIGKRVLPLRSEGTWQTVLDCDAALAIPVPKFIPDAVAARAYINPLAALTMLGNWPVEGKRVLLSGAGSNCADYLGAWAYQHGAREVVGIYRSESRVARLEQLGIKPVSIQDASQISYIARESDMVFDALGGPIAAKILQRMAPGTSFIAYGLLTGQAIQLDSKPCAHYKRFHLRDSLARMSAETWQQKFLTVWELLTQFEMPDYQVFPGQEWRQAVESALRPTSQKVLLDLSTLGR, from the coding sequence ATGCATCGTCATGCTCTTACCTACCGGTCATTCGGAAAGCCGCTTGAAACATTGCACATGGAAACAGCGGAAGTTCCACCCAAGGGCGAGGGCAAGCTCAGAGTGAAGATGTTATGTGCTCCCGTGAATCCATCTGATTTGATTCCAATTAGCGGTGCGTACTCGCATCGTATAATGCTACCCGCTGTCGCTGGCTACGAAGGAGTGGGGCGCGTTATTGATGCACCTAAACAGTATGCCTCTCTGATCGGAAAGCGAGTGCTTCCATTAAGAAGCGAAGGTACTTGGCAGACAGTTCTAGATTGTGATGCGGCACTCGCAATCCCCGTCCCCAAATTCATTCCTGACGCCGTTGCCGCACGAGCTTACATTAACCCCTTGGCTGCCCTGACCATGCTTGGAAACTGGCCTGTCGAGGGAAAGCGTGTACTTCTCAGTGGAGCGGGTTCCAATTGCGCTGACTATCTTGGGGCATGGGCATATCAGCATGGCGCTAGGGAAGTCGTCGGCATATACCGCTCTGAGAGTCGGGTTGCTCGTCTGGAACAGCTCGGTATCAAACCGGTATCTATCCAAGACGCATCGCAGATCTCATATATAGCTCGTGAGTCAGACATGGTGTTTGACGCTTTAGGAGGGCCAATTGCGGCAAAAATATTGCAACGGATGGCACCGGGAACGAGTTTTATCGCTTATGGGCTATTGACGGGGCAGGCAATTCAATTGGATTCCAAACCTTGCGCTCACTATAAAAGGTTTCACCTACGCGATAGCTTGGCCAGAATGTCCGCAGAAACTTGGCAGCAAAAATTTTTGACTGTTTGGGAGCTGTTAACCCAATTTGAGATGCCTGATTATCAAGTGTTCCCAGGTCAGGAATGGAGGCAAGCAGTTGAGAGCGCGCTTCGCCCGACTAGCCAGAAAGTGCTTCTGGACTTATCAACGCTCGGGCGATGA
- a CDS encoding fasciclin domain-containing protein — MKLKLLAASLCATALWTGAAMADHGATTVGGASMLPERNIIENAVNSGDHKTLVAAVQAAELVDVLQGEGPFTVFAPTDEAFAALPAGTVEALLQPENIEQLQTVLTYHVVPGNLNRDALWEEVMEKDGTVAFQTVQGEYLTVVRNGNNLMVMDAQGNGANITVIDVAQSNGVIHVIDSVLMP, encoded by the coding sequence ATGAAACTTAAACTTCTTGCTGCAAGCCTTTGTGCGACGGCTTTATGGACAGGCGCCGCGATGGCTGACCATGGCGCAACGACGGTGGGCGGCGCTAGTATGCTTCCTGAGCGTAATATCATTGAGAACGCCGTTAACTCTGGTGATCATAAAACATTAGTTGCAGCAGTGCAGGCGGCTGAGCTGGTCGATGTGCTACAGGGCGAAGGTCCCTTTACTGTATTTGCCCCAACGGATGAAGCCTTCGCGGCTCTGCCTGCCGGGACAGTAGAGGCTTTGCTACAACCAGAAAATATAGAGCAACTCCAAACAGTTCTTACCTACCATGTGGTGCCTGGCAATCTCAATCGCGACGCGCTGTGGGAAGAAGTGATGGAGAAAGATGGCACCGTCGCGTTCCAAACAGTACAGGGCGAATACCTTACCGTGGTGCGTAACGGCAATAACCTGATGGTCATGGATGCCCAAGGTAACGGCGCTAACATTACCGTTATTGATGTGGCTCAGTCTAACGGCGTCATTCACGTTATCGATAGCGTTTTGATGCCCTAA
- a CDS encoding PAAR domain-containing protein, whose translation MMGGKPAARITDLTACPIPGHGKNPLVSGSPDVFYDGLSAARLDDKSACGSPITHEVSPTVFVNGKPAAVLSSVGAHGNVVTTGSGTVIIGK comes from the coding sequence ATGATGGGTGGAAAGCCAGCAGCACGTATTACTGACCTTACCGCGTGTCCTATACCGGGGCACGGCAAAAATCCGTTGGTAAGTGGATCGCCTGATGTTTTTTACGATGGGTTGTCTGCCGCAAGATTAGACGATAAATCTGCTTGTGGCAGTCCTATTACTCACGAAGTTTCGCCCACCGTGTTCGTCAACGGTAAACCGGCCGCGGTTCTAAGCAGTGTTGGTGCCCACGGTAATGTCGTAACCACCGGGTCGGGAACGGTCATTATTGGTAAGTAG
- the codA gene encoding cytosine deaminase, translated as MQIINARLRQRPELYRLEIDNGSFSAITAQDAPQMPSEGQIDAGGKLICAPFIEPHIHLDAALTAGEPNWNQSGTLFEGIERWGERKPMLTEADIRERVLKTLNLLVGNGVQFVRTHADTSDPSLVGIKTLCALRDELKDKIDIQVVAFPQDGLLSYPGGDRLMEEALEIGADVVGGIPHFEYTRELGVASMKRVIELAIKYDRLVDVHCDEIDDPNSRFLEVLACEALFNDLGSRVTASHTTAMHSYDNAYCSKLFLLLKRSGINFISCPTESIHLQGRFDTYPKRRGVTRVKELNAAGINVCFAEDSIFDPWYSLGNGKLLRTLDFGLHICQMMGYQDFSQALSLITDNSARTMNIEDRYGIEVGKPASFNLLEGEDDYSVLRTQGEVLLSVRHGKIIMQREPAKVITPPWLG; from the coding sequence ATGCAAATCATTAACGCCCGCCTACGCCAGCGCCCCGAGCTATACCGCCTTGAAATAGACAACGGTTCGTTTAGCGCAATTACTGCCCAAGATGCACCGCAAATGCCAAGTGAAGGGCAGATAGATGCTGGCGGCAAACTTATTTGCGCACCGTTTATCGAGCCCCATATCCATTTGGACGCGGCTCTTACGGCGGGCGAGCCCAACTGGAATCAAAGCGGCACGCTGTTTGAAGGCATTGAGCGCTGGGGCGAACGAAAACCCATGCTCACAGAGGCGGATATTCGCGAGCGCGTGCTAAAAACGCTTAACTTACTGGTTGGCAACGGCGTTCAGTTTGTGCGCACCCATGCCGACACCAGCGACCCTAGCTTAGTAGGAATAAAAACGCTGTGCGCCTTGCGCGATGAGCTGAAGGACAAAATCGACATTCAGGTAGTGGCCTTCCCTCAGGATGGGCTACTTTCTTACCCCGGCGGCGACAGGCTGATGGAAGAGGCGCTGGAGATAGGCGCTGACGTGGTGGGCGGCATTCCCCACTTTGAATATACCCGTGAGCTTGGCGTCGCCTCGATGAAGCGGGTGATTGAACTAGCGATTAAATATGACCGCTTGGTGGACGTGCACTGCGATGAAATTGATGACCCCAACTCACGCTTTCTCGAAGTGCTCGCCTGCGAAGCACTGTTTAACGATTTAGGCAGCCGCGTTACCGCCAGCCACACCACGGCGATGCACTCTTACGACAACGCCTACTGCTCTAAACTGTTTTTGCTACTCAAGCGTTCGGGTATCAACTTTATTTCCTGCCCGACCGAAAGTATTCACCTGCAGGGTCGCTTCGATACCTACCCGAAACGACGCGGCGTGACCCGCGTAAAAGAGTTAAACGCAGCGGGCATTAACGTCTGCTTTGCCGAAGACTCTATCTTTGACCCCTGGTACTCGCTGGGTAACGGTAAACTTTTGCGCACGCTGGATTTCGGCCTGCATATCTGCCAGATGATGGGCTACCAAGACTTTAGCCAAGCGCTGTCATTGATTACTGATAACAGCGCCCGCACGATGAATATTGAAGACCGCTATGGCATAGAAGTGGGCAAGCCCGCCAGCTTCAACCTGCTGGAGGGCGAGGACGACTACAGCGTGCTACGCACTCAAGGCGAAGTACTGCTTTCAGTCCGCCACGGTAAGATCATCATGCAGCGTGAACCGGCTAAGGTCATCACCCCACCGTGGCTTGGTTAA
- a CDS encoding VOC family protein, giving the protein MKPKISLITLGVQDLQRAIRFYREGLGLPEHETESDGVAFFKLEGAWLSLFPRKELAKDIGIQDDSPSGFSGITLAHNVASQDAVDQVLKQAVAAGAELIKPAEEVFWGGYSGYFRDPEGHYWEVAYNPFMDLT; this is encoded by the coding sequence ATGAAACCAAAAATCAGCTTGATCACTCTTGGTGTACAAGACCTGCAACGCGCCATACGCTTCTACCGTGAAGGTTTGGGACTGCCTGAGCACGAGACAGAAAGCGATGGGGTCGCATTTTTCAAGCTCGAAGGGGCTTGGTTATCACTTTTCCCGCGTAAAGAGCTGGCGAAGGATATCGGCATTCAAGATGACTCGCCCAGTGGTTTTAGCGGTATCACCCTTGCGCACAATGTCGCCAGCCAAGACGCAGTTGATCAGGTGCTTAAACAAGCGGTTGCCGCAGGTGCCGAGCTAATCAAGCCTGCTGAAGAAGTGTTCTGGGGTGGCTATTCAGGCTACTTCCGCGACCCAGAAGGTCATTATTGGGAAGTCGCCTACAACCCATTTATGGATTTGACGTAA
- a CDS encoding DUF1127 domain-containing protein, producing the protein MLRINLTQLRYQLSTTFRQYHQRRRSRRQLLTLDDRLLKDIGITREQAQKEGHQAFWKRSP; encoded by the coding sequence ATGCTACGCATCAATCTTACCCAGCTTCGCTACCAATTAAGCACCACGTTTCGCCAATACCATCAGCGTCGTCGCAGCCGCCGCCAACTGCTGACACTTGATGACCGGCTGCTAAAAGATATCGGCATTACTCGGGAGCAGGCGCAAAAAGAAGGCCATCAAGCATTTTGGAAACGCTCACCTTAG
- a CDS encoding DNA-3-methyladenine glycosylase I — MVNEFIAPDGRPRCAWCGGAPEFLPYHDNEWGFPIDNDQRLFEKLCLESFQSGLSWRTILNKRENFRAAFFHFDIYQVARFNEDDVQRLLQDAGIIRHRGKIEAVINNAQRALEMIEQEGSLAAFFWGFEPSSDALTEPQTQTTSSASTALAKSLKKRGWKFVGPTTAFAFMQAMGLINDHSTMCVTRRQAALARESFTRPSRNHNPAD, encoded by the coding sequence ATGGTTAACGAGTTTATCGCCCCCGATGGGCGCCCACGCTGCGCATGGTGTGGCGGTGCGCCCGAGTTTCTTCCCTACCATGACAATGAATGGGGATTTCCGATCGACAACGACCAGCGGCTGTTTGAGAAGCTGTGCTTGGAAAGTTTTCAATCAGGCTTGAGCTGGCGCACCATTCTTAACAAGCGCGAGAACTTTCGCGCGGCCTTTTTTCATTTCGACATTTATCAAGTCGCCCGCTTTAACGAAGACGACGTGCAGCGCTTGCTGCAGGACGCAGGCATTATCCGCCACCGCGGAAAAATCGAAGCCGTCATTAATAACGCGCAGCGCGCATTGGAAATGATTGAACAGGAGGGGTCGCTTGCCGCGTTTTTCTGGGGGTTTGAGCCATCATCAGATGCGTTAACAGAACCGCAGACACAAACGACCTCGTCAGCATCTACAGCGCTAGCCAAGTCTCTCAAAAAGCGTGGCTGGAAGTTTGTGGGCCCAACAACCGCGTTCGCGTTTATGCAGGCGATGGGGCTCATTAATGACCATTCCACAATGTGCGTCACACGCCGCCAAGCAGCGCTTGCCCGCGAGTCATTTACACGACCGTCAAGAAACCACAATCCCGCCGATTAG
- a CDS encoding anti-sigma factor has translation MSDQWDLTSPEERHLAAGEYVLGVLNSDQKARFEALLAVSHDVRNDVDDWREHLQLFNERLDPKTPPKEIWQRITHATGTRTTPWWQRLGAWQAMAASFGLIAVALGLLWQQAELTSPPEGEAVFVVQDESRTPGWIISATQGGELIVQAIQPTQVGNEQTGELWLIADGTPISLGLLPEQGSRRLQPSAELRAQLFNADLAVSVEPQGGAPEGQPTGPIIDHGRLTPVAGSTIIF, from the coding sequence ATGTCTGACCAGTGGGATTTAACCAGCCCTGAGGAACGCCATCTAGCCGCTGGCGAGTACGTGCTGGGAGTGCTGAACAGCGACCAGAAGGCACGCTTTGAAGCGCTGCTGGCTGTCAGCCATGACGTGCGTAATGACGTAGACGACTGGCGCGAGCATCTACAGCTGTTTAATGAGCGCCTTGATCCTAAAACGCCACCAAAAGAGATTTGGCAGCGCATTACCCATGCGACGGGGACGCGTACCACTCCGTGGTGGCAGCGTTTAGGCGCTTGGCAGGCGATGGCTGCCAGTTTTGGGTTAATCGCTGTCGCGCTGGGCCTTCTGTGGCAACAAGCTGAGCTGACTTCGCCGCCTGAAGGAGAAGCGGTGTTCGTGGTTCAGGACGAGTCGCGCACGCCAGGCTGGATTATTAGCGCTACCCAGGGGGGTGAGTTAATAGTACAAGCGATTCAACCAACTCAAGTCGGCAACGAGCAGACCGGCGAGCTGTGGTTGATTGCCGATGGCACACCTATTTCGCTAGGCCTGCTACCTGAGCAAGGCAGCCGACGCCTCCAACCCAGCGCTGAGCTGCGCGCACAGTTATTTAATGCCGACTTAGCAGTCAGCGTTGAACCCCAAGGGGGCGCTCCCGAAGGCCAGCCAACCGGGCCGATTATCGATCATGGCCGTTTGACACCTGTGGCGGGAAGCACCATTATTTTTTGA